The following are from one region of the Juglans regia cultivar Chandler chromosome 10, Walnut 2.0, whole genome shotgun sequence genome:
- the LOC108997139 gene encoding ankyrin repeat and SAM domain-containing protein 6-like, whose translation MSEPRFTITLGPSRQVVKRGGRVKEYAHPHADTKAMTGSKRFWGEKGRSSANNLSSSTSKRQRGDGINWSWDDDGVHDLGISRDDLRLKLMRKSLKRIHRAAEERRKDQRKKFSKTSQPLVSHNMMHQRSEPTESSISWRMPPMERSRLKASRGLPPPVSIGDVRQVSSVRVADPSRAGWFLNSNATSRPISSAPFTMKGPLENSKPVTQRAPMTSFGQKSSHMVVESVTVDGLLQSLGLGKYNIHFRAEEVDMTALKQMGDKDLKEMGIPMGPRKKILLALLPHSRRQQP comes from the exons ATGTCGGAGCCACGTTTCACAATCACTCTCGGTCCCTCTCGTCAG GTGGTAAAGAGGGGAGGAAGAGTAAAGGAGTATGCGCATCCACATGCCGATACTAAAGCAATGACTGGCAGCAAACGTTTTTGGGGGGAGAAAGGAAGGAGTAGTGCCAATAATTTATCCTCGTCAACAAGCAAGCG TCAGCGAGGAGATGGTATTAACTGGAGTTGGGATGATGATGGAGTGCATG ATCTTGGGATTAGTCGAGATGATCTCCGGTTGAAACTGATGCGCAAAAGCCTGAAACGAATTCATAGGGCTGCTGAAGAGCGTAGGAAGGATCAGCgcaaaaagttttcaaaaactAGTCAGCCTTTAGTGAGTCATAACATGATGCATCAGAGGTCTGAGCCAACAGAAAGTAGTATTTCGTGGCGAATGCCACCCATGGAAAGATCAAGGTTAAAAGCTTCAAGGGGACTCCCACCACCAGTAAGCATTGGGGACGTGCGGCAAGTATCATCAGTAAGGGTAGCTGATCCCTCAAGAGCTGGATGGTTTTTGAACAGTAATGCTACTTCTAGGCCAATAAGTTCTGCGCCCTTTACCATGAAAGGTCCTCTTGAAAATTCCAAGCCAGTTACACAGCGTGCACCTATGACTAGCTTTGGGCAGAAAAGTTCTCATATG GTAGTTGAATCTGTCACTGTTGATGGCCTGTTGCAATCACTTGGTTTGGGGAAGTACAACATTCATTTCAGGGCTGAAGAG GTGGACATGACGGCCTTGAAGCAGATGGGTGATAAGGACCTCAAAGAGATGGGAATACCAATG GGACCGAGGAAGAAGATTCTTCTAGCTCTCTTGCCCCATTCTAGACGACAACAGCCATAA
- the LOC108997027 gene encoding peroxidase 63-like, translated as MEFLVLLLIFLITSPSLFVTPSHSQLSLDHYHKSCPPFSQIVQDTIINKQINTPTTAAATLRLFFHDCLLNGCDASILLSSTPFNSAERDADINLSLPGDAFDVVVRAKIALELACPSTVSCADILAVATRDLVSMVGGPYYNVLLGRKDGRVSEASHVEGKLPRPTMSVSEIITLFASNGFSIQETVALCGAHTIGFSHCKEFSSGIYNYSEYSQYNPRFAQELQKACAEYQKNPTLSVFNDIMTPNKFDNMYFQNLPKGLGLLRSDHGLYNDSRTRPFVEMYAADQNNFFEAFGKAMEKLSLYKVKTGTQGEIRRRCDAFN; from the coding sequence ATGGAGTTTCTCGTTCTCCTACTGATCTTTCTGATCACATCTCCATCGCTCTTCGTTACTCCCTCACATTCCCAGCTCAGCTTGGACCACTACCATAAATCTTGCCCACCATTCAGCCAAATCGTCCAAGACACCATCATCAACAAGCAGATCAACACCCCAACCACCGCAGCCGCAACCCTCCGCCTCTTCTTCCACGACTGCCTCCTTAACGGCTGCGACGCCTCcatcctcctctcctccaccccCTTCAACTCTGCCGAGCGCGATGCCGACATCAACCTCTCTCTCCCAGGAGACGCGTTCGATGTCGTCGTCCGCGCCAAGATCGCTCTCGAACTTGCCTGTCCCAGCACCGTCTCTTGCGCCGACATCTTAGCCGTTGCCACGCGCGACCTCGTCAGCATGGTGGGTGGCCCCTACTACAATGTGCTCTTGGGGCGCAAAGACGGGCGCGTCTCTGAAGCATCCCATGTCGAAGGCAAACTTCCAAGACCCACAATGTCTGTCTCTGAAATCATTACGCTTTTCGCATCTAATGGGTTCTCGATCCAAGAAACGGTGGCCTTATGCGGTGCTCACACTATCGGGTTCTCTCATTGCAAAGAATTTAGCTCCGGGATCTATAACTACAGCGAGTATTCGCAGTACAATCCTAGGTTTGCTCAGGAGCTGCAGAAAGCTTGCGCGGAGTATCAGAAGAACCCTACACTGTCCGTGTTCAATGACATCATGACTCCAAACAAGTTCGATAACATGTACTTCCAGAATCTGCCCAAGGGGTTGGGGCTGTTGAGGTCGGATCACGGGCTGTACAATGATTCGAGGACGAGGCCGTTCGTGGAAATGTACGCGGCGGACCAGAACAACTTCTTTGAGGCGTTTGGGAAGGCAATGGAGAAGCTGAGTTTGTACAAGGTCAAAACGGGGACGCAAGGAGAGATTCGGCGCAGGTGTGATGCGTTTAACTGA